A window from Telopea speciosissima isolate NSW1024214 ecotype Mountain lineage chromosome 8, Tspe_v1, whole genome shotgun sequence encodes these proteins:
- the LOC122671491 gene encoding peroxidase 29, protein MDIRNSFVVFLSIFSFLGINGSELSYHFYEKSCPQVESIVRTALAPIFLTDPTSPAALLRLMFHDCQVQGCDASILLDESSNGEMVPEMASSKNFGIRNRESIGVVKSMVEAECPGQVSCADILVLAAREAVSVSGGPQIRVPLGRRDSITMSYKLAEASLPSPNTRVDAMLHLFTIKGMNLEESVAILGAHTLGITHCLSILNRLKSHESSNKGEMSSDFEKLLKLSCKNGLGGSLSNNSTFVGNDLTVFVFDNQYYRDAIAGRGVLQIDADMSMDPQTAPIMARFAIDEDGFFQTFTSAFMKLSSSGVLTGNEGVIRKRCNEVV, encoded by the exons ATGGATATTAGAAACTCATTTGTGGTTTTCCTCTCCATTTTTAGCTTCCTGGGTATTAATGGGAGTGAACTCTCATATCACTTCTATGAAAAATCATGCCCACAAGTTGAGTCCATTGTGAGGACAGCACTTGCACCAATCTTTCTTACAGATCCAACTTCACCTGCTGCTTTGTTAAGGTTAATGTTCCATGACTGCCAAGTTCAG GGTTGTgatgcttccatccttcttgATGAATCTAGTAATGGAGAAATGGTACCAGAGATGGCTTCTAGTAAGAATTTCGGAATTCGAAACAGAGAGTCGATTGGGGTAGTAAAATCAATGGTAGAAGCAGAATGTCCTGGGCAAGTTTCCTGTGCAGACATTCTTGTATTGGCAGCTCGAGAGGCTGTATCTGTTTCTGGAGGCCCACAAATAAGAGTTCCTTTGGGTAGAAGAGACTCCATTACTATGAGCTATAAACTTGCAGAAGCCTCTCTTCCCTCACCAAACACTAGAGTGGATGCCATGCTTCATCTTTTCACCATTAAAGGGATGAACCTCGAAGAATCTGTTGCCATTTTGG GTGCACATACACTGGGGATTACTCATTGTTTGAGCATTCTTAACCGATTGAAGAGCCATGAAAGCAGCAACAAAGGAGAAATGTCATCTGACTTCGAAAAGCTCTTGAAATTAAGTTGCAAAAATGGACTTGGAGGATCTTTAAGCAATAACTCTACTTTTGTAGGAAACGATCTTACTGTCTTTGTCTTTGATAACCAGTATTACAGAGATGCAATAGCAGGCCGAGGTGTACTACAGATTGATGCTGATATGTCCATGGACCCTCAAACAGCTCCGATCATGGCTAGATTTGCCATTGATGAGGATGGTTTCTTCCAGACTTTTACATCTGCTTTTATGAAACTCTCCTCTTCAGGTGTTCTAACAGGAAACGAAGGTGTAATACGCAAGAGGTGCAATGAAGTTGTTTAA
- the LOC122670664 gene encoding kinase suppressor of Ras A-like isoform X1 gives MDTPPAEELLKKIQELEAGHAHLKQEMSKLLLSSGGTGTGPDGKSVHRHQRSHSVSPERSRMGALRRKNGGGLEGPAASLRKRSSSFRHSSPLQRESSSRDSPSPRPADPAAVNLTDKQYLNILHSLGQSVHIFDLNGRIIYWNRTAEHLYGYSASEALGQDAIELLTDARDSEVASNIVHRITMGESWTGQFPLKNKLGERFLAIVTNTPLYDDDGTLVGVICVSNDSRPFQEMRQPSSIMKQLEADSGFSWSRSSPTTTKQTLDYQQPLQVAIASKISNLASKVTNKVKSRIRTGENSMERESGSGDSQYSDHGLSDTVLSDHREDATSSGASTPRGDILPSPFGVFSQVAVDEKSPGRSSRDSGEGAGKSGIQNIITAKAEAWIGKKGISWPWKGNEQDGPEARTTRIVWPWVNYDQENDLGHPKKTDSGAKPESPVGENHRPNNEASGSWSSAFNVNSTSSVSSCGSTSSSAVHKLDMDADCFDYEILWEDLTIGELVGQGSCGTVYHGLWYGSDVAVKVFSKEEYSDEVIFSFRQEVSLMKRLRHPNVLLFMGAVTSPQRLCIVTEFLPRGSLFRLLQRNTTKLNWRRRVHMALDIARGMNYLHHCNPPIVHRDLKSSNLLVDRNWTVKVGDFGLSRLKREAYLTTKTGKGTPQWMAPEVLRNEPSDEKSDVYSFGVILWELVTEKIPWDNLNSMQVIGAVGFMNQRLEIPKDLDPQWTSIIENCWHSDPQCRPTFQELLERLKGLQRQYSIQSQVNRATPGDATT, from the exons ATGGACACCCCTCCAGCTGAAGAGCTGTTGAAGAAGATCCAAGAACTCGAAGCCGGCCATGCCCACCTCAAACAAGAGATGTCGAAGCTATTGCTCAGCAGTGGTGGCACCGGTACCGGCCCTGATGGTAAATCGGTGCACCGGCACCAGCGCTCGCATTCGGTATCGCCGGAGAGATCGAGAATGGGCGCTCTGAGGAGGAAAAATGGTGGTGGGCTGGAAGGACCCGCCGCCTCCTTGAGGAAGAGGTCATCGTCTTTCAGACATTCGTCTCCGTTGCAAAGGGAGAGCAGCAGCCGTGATTCGCCCAGTCCCAGACCAGCTGATCCTGCAGCCGTTAACTTAACGGATAAGCAGTACCTTAATATTTTGCACTCTCTGGGTCAGTCAGTTCACATATTTGACCTCAATGGCCGCATAATTTACTG GAATCGAACGGCTGAACATCTTTATGGTTATTCTGCTTCAGAAGCCCTTGGTCAGGATGCTATTGAGCTCCTTACGGATGCCCGAGACTCTGAAGTAGCCAGTAATATAGTACACCGTATAACCATGGGGGAGAGTTGGACTGGCCAGTTCCCTCTGAAAAATAAATTAGGAGAGCGTTTTCTAGCCATTGTGACCAACACTCCACTTTATGACGATGATGGTACTTTGGTAGGAGTTATTTGTGTGTCAAATGATTCACGGCCCTTTCAAGAAATGCGGCAACCGTCCTCTATTATGAAGCAATTGGAAGCTGATTCTGGGTTTTCTTGGTCAAGAAGTAGTCCTACAACTACAAAACAAACTCTAGATTACCAGCAACCTCTGCAAGTTGCAATTGCTTCAAAAATATCAAATCTA GCTTCTAAAGTGACCAACAAAGTCAAGTCAAGAATTCGGACTGGTGAGAACAGTATGGAGCGTGAAAGTGGGAGTGGAGATAGCCAGTATTCCGATCATGGTTTATCAGATACAGTTCTCTCTGACCATAGAGAGGATGCTACTTCCAGTGGAGCTAGCACACCTAGAGGAGATATACTTCCATCTCCCTTTGGTGTGTTTTCACAGGTTGCTGTGGATGAAAAATCCCCTGGAAGATCCTCGAGAGATTCTGGTGAGGGTGCGGGGAAGTCTGGGATCCAGAATATCATAACTGCAAAGGCAGAAGCATGGATTGGTAAAAAGGGGATATCTTGGCCTTGGAAGGGGAATGAGCAGGATGGACCGGAGGCGAGGACTACACGTATTGTCTGGCCCTGGGTGAATTATGATCAAGAAAATGACTTGGGCCATCCAAAGAAAACTGATTCAGGTGCAAAGCCAGAAAGCCCAGTTGGTGAAAATCACCGGCCCAATAATGAGGCTTCCGGGTCCTGGTCCTCCGCATTTAATGTTAACAGCACAAGTAGCGTGAGTAGCTGTGGAAGTACCAGCAGTAGTGCTGTTCATAAATTGGATATGGATGCCGATTGCTTCGATTATGAAATCTTGTGGGAGGACTTAACAATTGGAGAACTGGTTGGGCAAg GTTCTTGTGGAACTGTATACCATGGCCTTTGGTATGGCTCG GATGTCGCAGTCAAGGTGTTCTCCAAGGAAGAATATTCAGATGAAGTAATATTTTCCTTCAGACAAGAG GTATCACTTATGAAGAGGCTCCGACATCCAAATGTACTACTCTTTATGGGTGCAGTTACTTCACCTCAACGTCTTTGCATAGTTACCGAGTTTCTCCCACG TGGAAGTTTGTTTCGGTTGCTTCAGAGGAACACAACTAAACTGAACTGGAGACGGCGTGTTCACATGGCATTGGATATT GCACGAGGCATGAATTATCTGCATCACTGCAACCCACCTATCGTCCATCGAGATTTGAAGTCGTCAAATCTTCTAGTTGATAGGAATTGGACAGTGAAG GTTGGTGACTTTGGTCTCTCACGTCTTAAACGTGAAGCTTACCTGACAACTAAGACTGGGAAAGGAACG cCACAATGGATGGCCCCAGAGGTTCTTCGTAATGAGCCTTCAGATGAGAA GTCTGACGTGTACAGCTTTGGGGTGATATTATGGGAGCTGGTCACTGAGAAGATCCCCTGGGATAATCTCAACTCAATGCAG GTAATTGGAGCTGTCGGGTTCATGAATCAACGGCTAGAGATCCCTAAAGACTTGGATCCACAGTGGACATCTATAATCGAGAACTGCTGGCATAG TGATCCACAGTGTCGACCCACATTCCAGGAGCTGCTGGAAAGGCTTAAAGGTCTGCAGAGACAGTATTCCATTCAATCCCAGGTGAATCGTGCAACCCCTGGAGATGCCACCACATAA
- the LOC122670664 gene encoding uncharacterized protein LOC122670664 isoform X2, whose amino-acid sequence MDTPPAEELLKKIQELEAGHAHLKQEMSKLLLSSGGTGTGPDGKSVHRHQRSHSVSPERSRMGALRRKNGGGLEGPAASLRKRSSSFRHSSPLQRESSSRDSPSPRPADPAAVNLTDKQYLNILHSLGQSVHIFDLNGRIIYWNRTAEHLYGYSASEALGQDAIELLTDARDSEVASNIVHRITMGESWTGQFPLKNKLGERFLAIVTNTPLYDDDGTLVGVICVSNDSRPFQEMRQPSSIMKQLEADSGFSWSRSSPTTTKQTLDYQQPLQVAIASKISNLASKVTNKVKSRIRTGENSMERESGSGDSQYSDHGLSDTVLSDHREDATSSGASTPRGDILPSPFGVFSQVAVDEKSPGRSSRDSGEGAGKSGIQNIITAKAEAWIGKKGISWPWKGNEQDGPEARTTRIVWPWVNYDQENDLGHPKKTDSGAKPESPVGENHRPNNEASGSWSSAFNVNSTSSVSSCGSTSSSAVHKLDMDADCFDYEILWEDLTIGELVGQGSCGTVYHGLWYGSDVAVKVFSKEEYSDEVIFSFRQEVSLMKRLRHPNVLLFMGAVTSPQRLCIVTEFLPRGSLFRLLQRNTTKLNWRRRVHMALDIARGMNYLHHCNPPIVHRDLKSSNLLVDRNWTVKVGDFGLSRLKREAYLTTKTGKGTPQWMAPEVLRNEPSDEKSDVYSFGVILWELVTEKIPWDNLNSMQVFLLCNWSCRVHESTARDP is encoded by the exons ATGGACACCCCTCCAGCTGAAGAGCTGTTGAAGAAGATCCAAGAACTCGAAGCCGGCCATGCCCACCTCAAACAAGAGATGTCGAAGCTATTGCTCAGCAGTGGTGGCACCGGTACCGGCCCTGATGGTAAATCGGTGCACCGGCACCAGCGCTCGCATTCGGTATCGCCGGAGAGATCGAGAATGGGCGCTCTGAGGAGGAAAAATGGTGGTGGGCTGGAAGGACCCGCCGCCTCCTTGAGGAAGAGGTCATCGTCTTTCAGACATTCGTCTCCGTTGCAAAGGGAGAGCAGCAGCCGTGATTCGCCCAGTCCCAGACCAGCTGATCCTGCAGCCGTTAACTTAACGGATAAGCAGTACCTTAATATTTTGCACTCTCTGGGTCAGTCAGTTCACATATTTGACCTCAATGGCCGCATAATTTACTG GAATCGAACGGCTGAACATCTTTATGGTTATTCTGCTTCAGAAGCCCTTGGTCAGGATGCTATTGAGCTCCTTACGGATGCCCGAGACTCTGAAGTAGCCAGTAATATAGTACACCGTATAACCATGGGGGAGAGTTGGACTGGCCAGTTCCCTCTGAAAAATAAATTAGGAGAGCGTTTTCTAGCCATTGTGACCAACACTCCACTTTATGACGATGATGGTACTTTGGTAGGAGTTATTTGTGTGTCAAATGATTCACGGCCCTTTCAAGAAATGCGGCAACCGTCCTCTATTATGAAGCAATTGGAAGCTGATTCTGGGTTTTCTTGGTCAAGAAGTAGTCCTACAACTACAAAACAAACTCTAGATTACCAGCAACCTCTGCAAGTTGCAATTGCTTCAAAAATATCAAATCTA GCTTCTAAAGTGACCAACAAAGTCAAGTCAAGAATTCGGACTGGTGAGAACAGTATGGAGCGTGAAAGTGGGAGTGGAGATAGCCAGTATTCCGATCATGGTTTATCAGATACAGTTCTCTCTGACCATAGAGAGGATGCTACTTCCAGTGGAGCTAGCACACCTAGAGGAGATATACTTCCATCTCCCTTTGGTGTGTTTTCACAGGTTGCTGTGGATGAAAAATCCCCTGGAAGATCCTCGAGAGATTCTGGTGAGGGTGCGGGGAAGTCTGGGATCCAGAATATCATAACTGCAAAGGCAGAAGCATGGATTGGTAAAAAGGGGATATCTTGGCCTTGGAAGGGGAATGAGCAGGATGGACCGGAGGCGAGGACTACACGTATTGTCTGGCCCTGGGTGAATTATGATCAAGAAAATGACTTGGGCCATCCAAAGAAAACTGATTCAGGTGCAAAGCCAGAAAGCCCAGTTGGTGAAAATCACCGGCCCAATAATGAGGCTTCCGGGTCCTGGTCCTCCGCATTTAATGTTAACAGCACAAGTAGCGTGAGTAGCTGTGGAAGTACCAGCAGTAGTGCTGTTCATAAATTGGATATGGATGCCGATTGCTTCGATTATGAAATCTTGTGGGAGGACTTAACAATTGGAGAACTGGTTGGGCAAg GTTCTTGTGGAACTGTATACCATGGCCTTTGGTATGGCTCG GATGTCGCAGTCAAGGTGTTCTCCAAGGAAGAATATTCAGATGAAGTAATATTTTCCTTCAGACAAGAG GTATCACTTATGAAGAGGCTCCGACATCCAAATGTACTACTCTTTATGGGTGCAGTTACTTCACCTCAACGTCTTTGCATAGTTACCGAGTTTCTCCCACG TGGAAGTTTGTTTCGGTTGCTTCAGAGGAACACAACTAAACTGAACTGGAGACGGCGTGTTCACATGGCATTGGATATT GCACGAGGCATGAATTATCTGCATCACTGCAACCCACCTATCGTCCATCGAGATTTGAAGTCGTCAAATCTTCTAGTTGATAGGAATTGGACAGTGAAG GTTGGTGACTTTGGTCTCTCACGTCTTAAACGTGAAGCTTACCTGACAACTAAGACTGGGAAAGGAACG cCACAATGGATGGCCCCAGAGGTTCTTCGTAATGAGCCTTCAGATGAGAA GTCTGACGTGTACAGCTTTGGGGTGATATTATGGGAGCTGGTCACTGAGAAGATCCCCTGGGATAATCTCAACTCAATGCAGGTATTCTTATTAT GTAATTGGAGCTGTCGGGTTCATGAATCAACGGCTAGAGATCCCTAA